The sequence below is a genomic window from Kitasatospora kifunensis.
CCGCCAGCCGCAGTCGGCCGCCACGGTCAGCCGCTTGAGCCGATCGGTGATCAGCAGCTCGCCGAACTCGTAGTCGGCGCAGACCCGTTCGACATGCGCACCGGGCCCGCCGCCCGGCAGCGGGCGGCGCTGCCACAGGCCCGGCGGGATCGGCCAGGACCGCTCGCCGCGCCACTTGGCCGCCAGCCGACGGGGCGTCACGGCGGTGGCGGGCAGCGCCCTGGGCAGGTCGAGCGCCACGAACGAGAAGTCGTGCAGGGTGCCGCCGCGGCTGGGCGCCGCCGGTGCGACCAGCAGGTGCGCCAGCACGACGTACCGCCCTGCCACCTGACCGCGCAGCAGGTCGTACAGCCGATCGGTACCGGACCCGAGGGTGAACGGGTAGCCCCGGGTCCCGAGGCCGACATCGGCGGCCGTCGCCCGCCTGCGGTAGTCCCACCCCGGGTCCCGACGCAGACGACGGATACTCCTACGCGCCTCGAACACGCGAGGCGCTCAGCGCTGCGCCGGAAGCTCGGCAGTGCTCGACAGCTCCGGGGCCGACAGCTCCGGGGCCGACGGCTCCGACGAGAACTCGTCCGCCGACTCGCCAGGCTCCTGCGCCAACTCACCGGGCTCGCCCGGCAGCTCGTTCGGCAGCGCGCCGCCGAAGCGCCGGTCGCGCATCGCGTACTGCTCGCAGGCCCGCCACAGGTCGCGCCGGTCGAAGTCCGGCCAGAGCACGTCCTGGAACACGAACTCGGCGTAAGCCGACTGCCAGAGCCAGAAGTTGGAGGTGCGCTGCTCGCCGCTGGGGCGCAGGAAGAGGTCCACGTCCGGCATGTCGGGGTGGTACATGTACTTGGAGAGGGTCTTCTCGTTGACCTTCTTCGGGTCCAGCTTGCCGGCCGCCACATCGGCGGCGATCGCCGCGGCGGCGTCCGCGACCTCGGCCCGGCCACCGTAGTTGACGCACATGTAGAGGGTGACCAGGTCGTTCTCCTTGGTCTGCTCCTCGGCCACCTTGAGCTCCTGGACCACGCTCTTCCAGAGCTTGGGCATCCGCCCGGCCCAGCGGATCCGCACGCCCAGCTCGTCCAACTCGTCGCGGCGGCGGCGGATCACGTCCCGGTTGAAGTTCATCAGGAACTTCACCTCGTCCGGCGAACGCTTCCAGTTCTCGGTGGAGAAGGCGTAGAGCGAGATGTTCTTGACGCCCAGCTCGATCGCGCCCTTCAGCACGTCCAGCACGACGCTCTCGCCGACCTTGTGGCCCTCGGTGCGGGGCAGTCCGCGCTCCTTGGCCCAACGGCCGTTGCCGTCCATCACGATGGCGACGTGCTCCGGGACCAGCTCGCCGGGGATCTTCGGCGGCCGGGCGCCGCTCGGGTGCGGGTCCGGGGTGCGGTAGGTCCGCTGCTTGCTGCCACCGAAGAGCCGTCGCGCTGCCATGCTCACTTCTCCACGTATCTCATCGAGCGGATACCCCGCTCAAGGTGCCACTGCAGGTAGGCGGCGACCAGACCGCTGCCCTCCCGCCAGTACCGGGGTTCACTGGCATCCGCCGTCCGCCAGTCTCCGGACAGCAGGGCGCCGAGCAGAACCAGTGTCTCAGGGGAGGGTACGGCACAGCCAGGCACGCGGCAGTCCACGCAGAGCACGCCGCCGGCCTGCAGCGAGAAGAAGCGGTTGGGGCCGTCCAGGCCGCACTTGGCGCAGTCGGTGAAGCTGGCGCCGTAGCCGTTGACGGCCAGTGAGCGCAGCAGGAAGGCGTCCAGCACCAGGTGCGACTCGTGGGTCCCGGCCGCCAGCGTGCGCAGCGCGCCGATCAGCAGCAGGTACTGCTGGACGGCCGGTTCGCCCTCGTTCTCGGCGAAGCGTTCCGCCGTCTCCAGCATCGCGGTGCCGGCGGTGTAGCGACCGTAGTCGGTGACGATGCTGCCGCCGTAGGGGGCGATGGTCTCCACCTGCGTGCACAGCGGCAGCGAGCGGCCGACGAGCTCGCTGCCCCGGCTGAAGAACTGCACGTCCACGTGGGAGAAGGGCTCCAGCCGAGCCCCGAACTTGGACTTGGTCTTGCGCACCCCCCGGGCCACCGCGCGGACCTTGCCGTGCTGGCGGGTGAGCAGGGTGATGATCCGGTCGGCCTCGCCGAGCTTCTGGGCGCGCAGGACGACGCCATCGTCGCGGATCAGACTCATTCCCCCATTGTCCCGCACGCCGCGGCCGCCTCGGGCCGCGCGCCCGCGTGGGGGGTGCGGGGCTCGGCAGCCGGGTGCCCGCAGCGGGCTCTCGGGGGAAGCCCGCTGCGGGCGCGGCGGGCCCGGAGGGGGGAACGGGCCCAGCTCGGGGTGCCGGGGTGGGCGCGCTCAGTGCGGGGTGCGGGCGGCCTCCAGCAGGCGCAGCACCACCTCGTCGGGCAGCCGCAGCCCGCGGCCGACCGCGGCCAGCGCGGCCCGCTCCTGCGGCAGATAGCGACCGTCGGCCAGGGCGATCCTGGCCCCTTGCAGGACCAGACGCTCGCGCCCCTGCTGGGCCAGGTGCGGCGCCAACGGCTCGAGCGCGGCGTGCAGTTCGATCGCCAGGCCGGCGCCGGCGCCGCGTAGTTCGAGCGGCTCACCGGTGTCGAGCCCGGACAGCGCGGCGAGCGCGGCCAGCAGCTGGGCCTCACCGCAGTCCTCGAAGCCCGCGGCCCGGGCCAGCTCGCAGGCCTCGGCCCTGGCCGGGGCCGCGCCCGTGCCGCCGGCCGCGAGCAGGGCGAGCGCGATGGTGTACTGCGCGTCCCGCAGCAGCGTGGTCAACCGCCCGCTGGTGGGCTGCTCCAGGCACTCGACGCCGTACCGGCCATGGCAGTTGGTGCACTGCACGCTGCTCTGCACCGAGCCGAGCGGCAGCATCGGGGTGCCGAGCAACCGCAGCCACCGCCGACCGTGCTGCCGGCGATAGTTGCGGTCACCGCCGCAGCCCGGGCAGAAGAACTCACCGAGCACATCCGTCCGCCACCGCGGGCGAACACCCCACAACCGTGTCACGGCGCCAACTCCCCAGACCTGGCAGGCGGCCTGCACGACAACGAGCAGGTCACGCGACCGACCACACCGGCCGTCCCACCGACCGCGTTTCCGGTGGGTCGATGGTGCCATGGTTGCCAGGCGGTGTCAGCACCCCGAACGAGTGCCGGGAGGAAAAAATGTGGCCCAGGACACAGTGGCCGCAGATGGGCCGGCTACCACCGCGCACCCCGGCGGTTGACGGCGGCCTGCCGCCCGGGTGTGGACGACAGGCCGCCGCGGGAGGGCCGAAGAAGGACCCGGACGGTTGATCTCAGCGGCGCGCGGTCCGGTTGACGGCGCTGATGATCGCCTTCAGCGAGGCGCGCACGGTGTTGGCGTCGATGCCGACCCCCCACAGCACCTGGCCGTCCACCGCGCACTCGACGTAGGCCGCGGCCTGGGCGTCGCCGCCCTCGCTCAGTGCGTGCTCGGCGTAGTCCAGCACGCGTACGTCCACGCCGATGCCGGCCAGCGCGTTGGTGAAGGCGGAGACCGGGCCGTTGCCGGAGCCGGTCAGCTCGACCTCGGCGCCGTCCAGCACCGCCTGCACCGACAGCGCGTCGCGCCCGTCCTCGGTGGTCAGGCTCTGCTGCTCGCGCAGCGCGACCCGGCCCCACGGGTTCTGCGGGGTGGGCAGGTACTCGTCCTGGAAGACCGCCCAGATGTCGGCCGGGGTGACCTCGCCGCCCTCGGCGTCGGTCTTGGCCTGGATGATCTTCGAGAACTCGATCTGCATCCGGCGCGGCAGGTCCAGCTTGTGGTCGTTCTTCAGCACGTAGGCGATGCCGCCCTTGCCGGACTGGCTGTTGACCCGGATGACCGCCTCGTAGGAGCGGCCCACGTCCTTGGGGTCGATCGGCAGGTACGGCACGCCCCAGGTGTACGCGCCCACCGGCACGCCGGCCGCCTCGGCGTCGGCCTCCAGGGCGTCGAAGCCCTTCTTGATCGCGTCCTGGTGCGAGCCGGAGAAGGAGGTGTACACCAGGTCACCGGCGTAGGGGTGGCGCTCGGGGACGTTCATCTGGTTGCAGTACTCGTAGGTACGGCGGATCTCGTCGATGTTGGAGAAGTCGATCATCGGGTCGACGCCCTGCGAGAACAGGTTCATCCCGACGTTGACCAGGTCCAGGTTGCCGGTCCGCTCGCCCTGGCCGAACAGGCAGCCCTCGACCCGGTCGGCGCCGGCCATCACGGCCAGCTCGGCCGAGGCGACCCCGGTGCCGCGGTCGTTGTGCGGGTGGGTGGAGAGCGCGACGAACTGGCGCCGCGACAGGTTGCGGGACATCCACTCGATCTTGTCCGCGTACACGTTGGGCGTCGAACGCTCCACCGTGGTGGGCAGGTTGAGGATGATCTCGCGCCCCTCACCGGGCTGCCACACGTCCATCACGCCCTCGCAGACCTCCAGCGCGAAGTCCAGCTCGGTGTCGATGAAGATCTCCGGCGAGTACTGGTAGCCGAAGACCGTCTCCTCCCCCAAGAGCTTCTCGGCGTACTCCATGACCAGCCGGGTGCCGTCCACCGCGATCTGCTTGATGTCGTCCTTGCTGCCCTTGAAGACCACCCGGCGGAACAGCGGCGAGGTGGCGTTGTACAGGTGCACGGTGGCGCGCGGGGCTCCGACCAGCGACTCCACGGTGCGCTCGATCAGGTCCTCGCGGGCCTGGGTCAGCACCGAGATGGTGACGTCCTCGGGGATCGCGTCCTGCTCGATCAGCGAGCGGACGAAGTCGAAGTCGGTGGCCCCGGAGGACGGGAAGCCGACCTCGATCTCCTTGTAGCCCATCGATACCAGCAGGTCGAACATCTTGCGCTTGCGGGCCGGCGACATCGGGTCGATCAGCGCCTGGTTGCCGTCCCGCAGGTCGGTGGAGAGCCAGCGCGGGGCCTTGGTGATCACCGTGCTCGGCCACCTGCGGTCCGGCAGGTCGACCGTGCCGAACGGCAGGTAGCGCTCGAAGGGCATCCCGGACGGCTGCTGCCGGACCGTCCCCGCGGTGATCGGCGTCGGCCGCTCGATGTAGGGGCGAGCGCTGAAAGCACGGGTGACAGAAGACTGGTCAGTCATGTGATGAGACTCTCGGCTTCTCTTCGGATGCGGGCTGGTCGGGGTCTCTGGTCACCCGACGGGCCGACTGGGTGCGGCGCTTCGCGATCCACACGTGCGCACAGCACAGCCTCCGCGACGAGGGAGCCGGCCTCCAACGGTCTTACAGGCCCTCGCCGCGGCAGCTAAGAAGAAGCAGCCCGTTACGCATGATGGTGATCAGCCTAGCCCAGGGCCTGGCGAGGCCGAAGCGAGCAGCGCGACATTTCCACTCTGTGAGACGGCACCTGCGTGACACCGGGTAGTTCTGTCCTGACGCTGGATGACATGACGCAGCCCAATACCCCGATCTGCTCGATCGTGCCGCCCTACCTGCTGGACCGGCTGGTCGAGCTCGGCGACGAGGACGCCCGGCGCTCGCGCGAGGTGGACACGGCACTGCGCGCCACCCGCGCCGCGCAGCCCGCCGCCCGGCCCGGCCCGACAGGGCGCCCAGGACGGACCATCGCGGACGCCGAGCACCTCGAATACCTGCCCGGCCGCACCGTACGCACCGAAGGCGGGCCGCCCACCGCCGATCCCGCCGTCAACCGGGCCTACGACGGCCTGGGCGCCACCTCCGCACTGCTCCTCGAGGTCTACGGCCGCCGCTCGCTGGATGGCGCCGGGCTGCCGCTGCACGCCACGGTGCACTTCGGCAAGCGCTACGACAACGCCTTCTGGGACGGCCGGCGGATGGTCTTCGGCGACGGCGACGGCGTCCTGTTCGGCGACTTCACCCACTGCCCGGAGGTGATCGGCCACGAACTGGCCCACGGGCTGGTCCAGTACGGCGCGGCGCTGGCCTACCGCGGCCAGAGCGGGGCGCTCAACGAGTCGGTGGCGGACGTCTTCGGCTCGCTGGCCAAGCAGTACGCGCTGGGCCAACGGGCCGCGGACGCCGACTGGTTGATCGGCGCCGGACTGCTGGGCCCGGGTGTGCGCGGGGTGGCGCTGCGCTCGCTGAAGGCGCCGGGCACCGCCTACGACGACCCCAGGCTCGGCCGCGACCCGCAGCCGAGCTCGATGGACGGCTACGTCGAGACCGACCAGGACGAGGGCGGGGTGCACATCAACTCCGGCATCCCCAACCGGGCGTTCCACCTGCTCGCGCTCGAACTGGGCGGCGCGGCCTGGGAGCGGGCCGGGCGGATCTGGTACGACGCCGTCACCGACCCCGCGCTGCGCCCGGACACCGACTTCACCGGCTTCGCCCGGGCCACCGTGGCCGCCGCCCGGGCCCGGTTCGGCCAGGGCCCGGTGCCGCAGGCGGTGGCCGGGGCCTGGAAGCAGGTCGGCCTGGCGGTGGACTGAGCAGCACCCGGCACAGAGGGGGCCGGGTGGCGGACAGTTGACGACTTCTCAGGAAAATCCCAGCGTCAGCCAGCGCTGCGTAGCAGACTGGCGACCATGCGTATACAGGTGACCAGGAGCGGCGGCTTCACCGGGCAGGTTCTGCGGGCCGAGCTGGACACCGCCACCCGGATCGACGCGCCGCACGTGCACGCGCTGGCCCGCGAGGCGGTGGCCGGCGCCTCCCGCGCGCCCGGGTACGGCGTGCCCGACGGCTATCACTACGAGATCACCGTGGACGGGCGCACGGTGCACTGCGCGGATCCGCGGCTGACCGACTCGCAGCAGGAGTTGATCTCGCTGATCCTGCACCAGGGCGTCGTGCTGCCGCCGCTCTCCCCGGGCGGCGACTGGTTCGCCGCGCCGGCCTAGGGCCTGTCCGGTGGATCCTGTCGGATCAGCCCCGGCCCTCGAAGCGGACGGCCCCGTGGCCGTGCGCCGCGGCCTGGTCGACCAGCGACTGGCCGACCAACTGCCGGGGCAGCCCGAACAGTTCGCACAGCCCCGCGAGCAGCCTCTCCCCGTCCGCGCGACCGCCGCCCGGGGCCGGCTCGTCGCCCGGCCCGGCCAGGTCATGGCCCAGCCCGGCCAGCGCGGCGCCCTGCTCGGGGCGCCCTGCCATGGTCGCGAGCCGGGCACAGCAGCGCTCCCACTCGGCCCGGTGCGCGGCCTGCCGCTCGGCCCGGACCGGGCCCGGCGCGCGCGGCTCGGCGGGTGGCACCCGGCGGGCCGGCCAGTCGAGCGAAGCCGCCGCGCCCTCGGGCGTGACCAGCGTGGCGCGGGTGATGCCCGGCTGGTCCAGCAGGTGCCAGGCCGGGGCCGCCAGCTCGACGGCGAGGTCCCGCGCGAGCCGGCGGGCCCGGCGCTCACCGAGCCGACCCCAGCGTGGACGCGGCGGGTCGGGCAGCAGGGCCGCGCCTCCCGGGCCGGTGGCCAGCAGGTAGCCGCCGACCCGCACCCGCGGCAGCACCGAACGGACCTCCTCGACCGGGACGTCGAGGCCGACGGCATGCGTGGGCACGTCAGGCCCCCTGCGGCAGGCAGCCGCGGGGGGCGGAACGGGGCGCGCCATCGATCACGTCATGCTGCACCCGCTGATGATATTGAATTAATCCACTTCGCCAAACCATCGCCACGCATTGGTCAAGGAAAGGAAAAGCAATGCGGCGATCAGAACCCGAGCTTGCGCAGCTGCTTGGGGTCGCGCTGCCAGTCCTTGGCCACCTTGACGTGCAGGTCCAGGTAGACCGGCGTGCCCAGCAGCGCCTCGATGTGCTTGCGCGCGGTGGTCCCGACGTGCTTGAGCCGGGCCCCCTTGGCGCCGATCACGATCGCCTTCTGACTCTGCCGCTCGATGTAGACGTTCGCGTGGATGTCCAGCAGCGGGCGGTCGGCCGGCCGGTCCTCGCGCGGGATCATCTCCTCGACCACCACGGCCAGCGAGTGCGGCAGCTCGTCGCGCACACCCTCCAGCGCGGCCTCCCGGATCAGCTCGGCGACCATGATCTGCTCGGGCTCGTCGGTCAGGTCACCGTCCGGGTAGAGCGGCTGCCCCTTGGGGAGCAGCTTGGTGAGCAGCTCGGCCACCAGGCCCACCTGCTTGTCCGCGACGGCCGAGACCGGGATGATCTCCGCCCACTCGATGCCCAGCTCGGCGCCGAGCTGGGAGATGGCGATCAGCTGCTCGGCCAGCCGCTTGGAGTCGACCAGGTCGGTCTTGGTGACGATGGCCACCTTGGGGGTCTTCTTGATCTCGGCCAGTTCCTTGGCGATGAACTTGTCGCCGGGGCCGAGCTTCTGGTCCGCGGGCAGGCAGAAGCCGATCACGTCCACCTCGGCCCAGGTGGAGCGGACCAGGTCGTTGAGTCGCTCGCCGAGCAGGGTGCGCGGCTTGTGCAGTCCGGGGGTGTCGACCAGGACGAGCTGCGCGTCCGGGCGGTGCACGATGCCGCGCACGGTGTGCCGGGTGGTCTGCGGGCGGTCGGAGGTGATCGCGACCTTCGTTCCCACCAGGGCGTTGGTCAGGGTCGACTTGCCCGCGTTGGGTCGGCCGACGAAGCACGCGAAGCCCGAACGGTAGGGGGCTGCCGGGGAGGAGGGGGTGTCGCTCATGAGGACCATTCTCCCTGATCGCCCGATCGCCCCCGGCCACCCCCGCCACGCAGCCGCGTCACGCCCCGGCCGACCGGCTCGCCACCGGCTCCGCCACGGCGCCGGCCGCCTTCACTTGCGCCGCGACTGCAGCGCCCCGAGCAGGGTGAGAACCAGCAGCGCGATCGACCCGCCCAGCCAGTAGGGCGAGCCGGTCTCGTGCCAGCGCCCCATGCCCATCACCACGGCCAGCAGCGCCGCGAAGAATCCGAGTACCCCGAGCATCCCCCACCCCCTCGGGTGAGATTATCTGCCTTTCGTACTTACGGCATCAGGCTCCCGGCACACCGGACCTACCGGTCGGTCTCAGCGCCTCACGCCCCACGCCTCACGCCTCACGCCTCAGCGCGAACCCGCAGCGCGCCGTCCAGCCCGGCCAGCAGCAGCGGCGTGCCCGCCCCGCCGAGATCGCGCACCACGGCCAGGTCCGCCGCCGCCGGGGCAGCCTCGGCGGTCACCACGGCGGCCGCCTCCAGCCCCTTGGCCCCGCTGGCCACCGCCATGGCCACGGCGGCCTGCACCGCGGTCAGCCGCAGCGAGGCCAGCTCGACCGAGCCGGCCACATAGGTGCGCCCCGTCTCGTCGCGCACCGCCGCGCCTTCGGCCACACCGTTGCGGGCCCGGGCGGAGCGGGCGAGCGTGATGATCTTCTGGTCTTCGGGATCAAGGTCAGTCATGCCGCCGAGCATAGGCGCCCGGTCGGCGGCCCCCAGCGGCGGACCACCGAGCCGCGGCTCAACCCGCCGGGCGCAGCGTCGCCCGCCGGCCCTCGGGGCTGGCCAGTCGCTCCAGCCGCTCGGCCGTGTCGGTGCCCGGCAGCGGATTGGCCATCACGATGGTCAGATCGGGCCGGGCCGGCACCCGCAGCTGGGTGGACTCGAAGTGCAGCGGCCCGGCCGTCGGATGGTGCACCGTCTTGCCCAGCTCCCCGGCCGCCCGGACGTCACCGAGCGCCCACAGCTCGGCGAACTCCGCGCTGCGCTCGCACAGGTCGTCGACGATCAGCTGGAAGCCCTGGTCCCCCGGGCGCTCCGAGGCGGCCACCCGGAACTGCGCCACCACCGCCGGCGCGTTCTCCTGCCAGACCGCGTCCCTGGAGCGGTAGGCGGGGCTGAGAAAGAAGTTGGCCAGGCAGTTGGTGTCGCCCTCCTCGAAGCCGAAGACCAGCCCGGCGGCCTCGTTGAAGCAGACGATGTTCCAGTACGCGTCCAACACGTGCGCGGGGAACGGCATCCAGGCGTCGATCAGCCGGCGCAGCCCGTCCGAGACCGGTCCGAGCTCGGGCCTGGGCAGCGGCGGGTTGAGGCCGGCCAGCAGATAGAGGTGGCGCCGCTCGGACTCGTCCAGCCGCAGCACCCGGGAGACCGCGTCCAGCACCTGGGGCGAGACGGTGATGGCGCGCCCCTGCTCCAGCCACTGGTACCAGCTGACGCCCACCCCGGCGAGCACCGCCACCTCCTCGCGCCGCAGCCCCGGGGTGCGGCGCCGGGCGCCGCCGTCCGGCAGACCGGCCTCGGCCGGGCTCACCCGGGCCCGACGGCTCATCAGGAACTCGCGCAGACACCGGCGGCGCATGACAGCGGGATCGAGCAGAACGGCGGCGGTCGACTCCTGGCTGGTGGTCATGCCACCAGCATAAATAGCCTCTCTCCACGGCGTCAGGAGTCATCGAAGGATGGACTCATGGCACTCACCGAAGCACCGGCGACGGCGGCGCAGGCCGCCCCGACGGCACTCAGCACCCGCGCGAGACTCATCCTCTTCGTCCTGTGCGCGGCCCAGTTCGCGGTCGCGCTCGACTTCTCGATCCTGAATGTGGCCCTGCCCGACCTCGGCACCGACCTGAAGATCAGTCAGGCCAACCTGCAGTGGGGCGTCACCGCCTTCGCGCTGCCCTCCGGCGGGTTCCTGCTGCTCTTCGGCCGGATCGCCGACCTGTACGGGCGTCGCCGGATCTTCCTGCTCGGGCTGGCCGCCTTCACCGCGGCCTCGGTGCTGGCCACCGCCGCCTGGGACCCGGCCTCCTTCCTGGTCGGCCGGGTGCTCCAAGGCCTGGGCGCGGCGATGATCGTGCCCGCCGGCATGGCGCTGCTGACCACCACCTTCAAGGAGGGCCCGGAGCGCGACCGGGCACTCGGCATCTCCGGCATGCTGCTGTCGCTCGGCTTCACCGTCGGCATGCTGCTCGGCGGCGTGCTGACCCAGGCGTTCGGCTGGCGCTCCACCATGGCGCTCAACGTGCTGATGGGTGCGGCCGTGCTGATCGGCGCACCCCGACTGCTCACCGAGAGCCTGCCCGCCAGCCGCCCGCGGATCGACATACCGGGCGCGGTGACCATCACCGGCGGCCTGCTGG
It includes:
- the recO gene encoding DNA repair protein RecO translates to MSLIRDDGVVLRAQKLGEADRIITLLTRQHGKVRAVARGVRKTKSKFGARLEPFSHVDVQFFSRGSELVGRSLPLCTQVETIAPYGGSIVTDYGRYTAGTAMLETAERFAENEGEPAVQQYLLLIGALRTLAAGTHESHLVLDAFLLRSLAVNGYGASFTDCAKCGLDGPNRFFSLQAGGVLCVDCRVPGCAVPSPETLVLLGALLSGDWRTADASEPRYWREGSGLVAAYLQWHLERGIRSMRYVEK
- a CDS encoding TerB family tellurite resistance protein, translating into MTRLWGVRPRWRTDVLGEFFCPGCGGDRNYRRQHGRRWLRLLGTPMLPLGSVQSSVQCTNCHGRYGVECLEQPTSGRLTTLLRDAQYTIALALLAAGGTGAAPARAEACELARAAGFEDCGEAQLLAALAALSGLDTGEPLELRGAGAGLAIELHAALEPLAPHLAQQGRERLVLQGARIALADGRYLPQERAALAAVGRGLRLPDEVVLRLLEAARTPH
- the leuA gene encoding 2-isopropylmalate synthase; this encodes MTDQSSVTRAFSARPYIERPTPITAGTVRQQPSGMPFERYLPFGTVDLPDRRWPSTVITKAPRWLSTDLRDGNQALIDPMSPARKRKMFDLLVSMGYKEIEVGFPSSGATDFDFVRSLIEQDAIPEDVTISVLTQAREDLIERTVESLVGAPRATVHLYNATSPLFRRVVFKGSKDDIKQIAVDGTRLVMEYAEKLLGEETVFGYQYSPEIFIDTELDFALEVCEGVMDVWQPGEGREIILNLPTTVERSTPNVYADKIEWMSRNLSRRQFVALSTHPHNDRGTGVASAELAVMAGADRVEGCLFGQGERTGNLDLVNVGMNLFSQGVDPMIDFSNIDEIRRTYEYCNQMNVPERHPYAGDLVYTSFSGSHQDAIKKGFDALEADAEAAGVPVGAYTWGVPYLPIDPKDVGRSYEAVIRVNSQSGKGGIAYVLKNDHKLDLPRRMQIEFSKIIQAKTDAEGGEVTPADIWAVFQDEYLPTPQNPWGRVALREQQSLTTEDGRDALSVQAVLDGAEVELTGSGNGPVSAFTNALAGIGVDVRVLDYAEHALSEGGDAQAAAYVECAVDGQVLWGVGIDANTVRASLKAIISAVNRTARR
- a CDS encoding M4 family metallopeptidase, with the translated sequence MTQPNTPICSIVPPYLLDRLVELGDEDARRSREVDTALRATRAAQPAARPGPTGRPGRTIADAEHLEYLPGRTVRTEGGPPTADPAVNRAYDGLGATSALLLEVYGRRSLDGAGLPLHATVHFGKRYDNAFWDGRRMVFGDGDGVLFGDFTHCPEVIGHELAHGLVQYGAALAYRGQSGALNESVADVFGSLAKQYALGQRAADADWLIGAGLLGPGVRGVALRSLKAPGTAYDDPRLGRDPQPSSMDGYVETDQDEGGVHINSGIPNRAFHLLALELGGAAWERAGRIWYDAVTDPALRPDTDFTGFARATVAAARARFGQGPVPQAVAGAWKQVGLAVD
- a CDS encoding protealysin inhibitor emfourin; protein product: MRIQVTRSGGFTGQVLRAELDTATRIDAPHVHALAREAVAGASRAPGYGVPDGYHYEITVDGRTVHCADPRLTDSQQELISLILHQGVVLPPLSPGGDWFAAPA
- the era gene encoding GTPase Era, which encodes MVLMSDTPSSPAAPYRSGFACFVGRPNAGKSTLTNALVGTKVAITSDRPQTTRHTVRGIVHRPDAQLVLVDTPGLHKPRTLLGERLNDLVRSTWAEVDVIGFCLPADQKLGPGDKFIAKELAEIKKTPKVAIVTKTDLVDSKRLAEQLIAISQLGAELGIEWAEIIPVSAVADKQVGLVAELLTKLLPKGQPLYPDGDLTDEPEQIMVAELIREAALEGVRDELPHSLAVVVEEMIPREDRPADRPLLDIHANVYIERQSQKAIVIGAKGARLKHVGTTARKHIEALLGTPVYLDLHVKVAKDWQRDPKQLRKLGF
- a CDS encoding cytidine deaminase, giving the protein MLGGMTDLDPEDQKIITLARSARARNGVAEGAAVRDETGRTYVAGSVELASLRLTAVQAAVAMAVASGAKGLEAAAVVTAEAAPAAADLAVVRDLGGAGTPLLLAGLDGALRVRAEA
- a CDS encoding helix-turn-helix transcriptional regulator — its product is MTTSQESTAAVLLDPAVMRRRCLREFLMSRRARVSPAEAGLPDGGARRRTPGLRREEVAVLAGVGVSWYQWLEQGRAITVSPQVLDAVSRVLRLDESERRHLYLLAGLNPPLPRPELGPVSDGLRRLIDAWMPFPAHVLDAYWNIVCFNEAAGLVFGFEEGDTNCLANFFLSPAYRSRDAVWQENAPAVVAQFRVAASERPGDQGFQLIVDDLCERSAEFAELWALGDVRAAGELGKTVHHPTAGPLHFESTQLRVPARPDLTIVMANPLPGTDTAERLERLASPEGRRATLRPAG